The genomic region ATCACCAAATTATGTGGCGCACCGGATTACGGGGATGCGATCTGTTTAATTATCGCAACAGCAATCCCCTTACTTGCTGGTCCTTGGTTGCCGTTTTACATCAGTTTGAGTTTGCTGGTTGCCAGCTACAGTATCTTATTTCTAGTGCGACCCACCCTCAGAAGTATTCCTCTAGAATTGTATGCAGCTTGGAAAGCCCCCAAACCAGCTAAGTAGTAGAAAGTCATTTGTCAATTGTCATTTATGGTAATCGATGGTTAGTTCTCAGTTTTGACCCTTCGCTTTGCTCAAGAGCAAGCTTTCGACTTTTGACTTTTGACTTTTGATCTAGACTGCCAAAAATCGCTGAATGACATCCTGACTGAGTTCGCTGGTAGTACCAGATGCGACAATTCCACCTTTTTGCATCGCATAGTAACGGTTAGCTTGGCGGACAAAATGTAGGTGTTGTTCTACCAACAGAACGGAAATTCCAGTAGTGGCGATAATGTCACGAATTGTTGCCTCTATTTCTAAAATAATTGAAGGTTGAATCCCCTCAGTCGGTTCGTCTAGTACGAGTAGACGGGGATTTCCCATTAAGGCACGGGCGATCGCGAGTTGTTGCTGTTGTCCGCCGCTTAAGTCACCACCCATCCGCGATCGCATTGTTTTCAAGACGGGAAACAAGGAAAAAATGCGATCGGGAATCTTTCGATCGCCCTTTCTACCTTGGGGTAGGGCTTCAAAACCTAGTAATAAATTTTCTTCTACTGTTAAGCGAGGAATAATTTCTCGCCCTTGAGGAACGTAACCAATTCCTAATTTTGCTCGTTTATCTGGAGACTTCAAAGTTATCGGCTGTCCGGCAAAAGTCACTGCGCCGCTACGAGGTTTAATTAACCCCATAATTGTTTTTAGCAGCGTCGTTTTTCCCACACCGTTGCGCCCGATCAGACAAACCATTTGTCCTTCTGGGACGCTAATATCTACGTTGCGTAAAATATGACTTTCGCCATAATAGACATTTAATCCAGCAACTTGTAACACTGGTTTTTGGGCAGCAGAAGCATCGAATGATGAGGCGATCGCGCCTGTAGTAGGATTCATATTTTATTTTTGGTAATTGGTAATCGGTAATTGGTAGTTGGTAGTTGCTCCCCCAGCTCTCTTTTCCCTACTCCCTGCTCCCTGCTCCCTGTTTGTGTTCTACTTCTTGTCCCAGGTACACTTCAATCACGCGAGAATCGTTTTGAACTTCGTCAATGTTACCTTCACACAGTACCGAACCTTGATGCAATACTGTTACCTTACGCGCAATCTGACGCACGAATTCCATATCATGTTCGATTACCATAATGGAATGACTTTGAGCCAACGCTAATAGTAAATTCCCTACATTTTCGGTTTCTTCATCGGTTAAACCTGCCACGGGTTCGTCAACTAATAATAAATCTGGTGATTGCGCTACAAGCATTCCAATTTCTAAACGCTGTTTTTCCCCGTGGGATAGTTTTGACGCAGGTATATCTGCATTTGCAGTGAGTCCAATTGTTTCTAATAACCCAGATACGGTTTGGCGTTCCGCACTCTTAGGTTTACCAAATAAAGTTGACCAAAGCTTTTTTTGTTGATTGCAAGTGAGTTCTAAATTTTCTCGCGGAGTTAAGTTGAGATATACTCTAGGCGTTTGAAATTTGCGACCGATACCCAGGCGGGCAATTTGATGTTCTTTGAGCGATCGCAAGTTTTTTCCTTTGAACAATACCCGTCCTTGAGTTGGTTTTGTCTTCCCTGTAATCACGTCCAAAAATGTTGTTTTTCCTGCTCCATTAGGACCAATAATAACTCTTAATTCACCTTTATCTAAACTAAAATTAAGGTTTTTTAGTGCCTTAAATCCGTCAAAGCTGACCGTAACATCTTCTATTTCTAAAATTTTTTCGCCCACTTTATACCCTCTGTTTCTGTTATCAGTTGTCGGTTATCAGTGAAGAAAGGGTGTAGGGGAGCCAGTTGCGTGCGGGGGTTCCCCCCGTTGAGCAAACTGGCGTTGTGGGGTGTGGTGCGTGATGAGCCAATTCTCTCCCTCAGCTCCCATTCTTCGAGAAGGGCTTCGCCCTACAGCTTCCTCAGCCCCCTCAGCTCTCTTCTCCTTGTCCCCCTTGTCTTCTTTTTCCCTTCCCTCACTCCTCACTCCTCACTCCTCACTCCTCGTCTCTATCTCCTGCCGTTCGCTTTGCACTTCTGGATTGACTTCAATTTCAGGATAAGTTGATAGCTGCCGACGATGACCTAGCCGTAACAAGTCAGAACTACGCAACCAACCGACAATACCATCGGGTAGCACGGTCACAACGATTAAAAATAGCGCCCCTTGGAAAAATAGCCAGATCTCGGCAAATTGTTCGCTGAAAAAACTTCTGGCATAGTTGACGAGCAATGCCCCTACAACTGCGCCTACCAAGCTGCCACGTCCGCCAATTGCTACCCAAATTACCATTTCAATTGAGAAGGCAACATCCATCGCTCTTGGAGACACAGAGCCGCTTTGGAGAGTATACATTGCCCCAGCAATCCCCGCGATCGCCCCTGAAATTGCGAAGACTAGCACTTTAAATTCTGTCGGGTCGTAACCGGAAAAGCGGACTCGACTCTCATCATCCCGAATCGCTACCAGCAGCCGTCCGAAGCGTCCGCTCGTTAACCAGCGACACAAGGCATAGGTAGCAATGAGTAACAGCACCGTGAGGACGTAAAAGCTAAATCGCGTCGGTCGCGCTCCTACTGCTGCGCCCAAAAGAGTTTTGAAGTTAACTAGTCCGTTCGTACCGTTAAATAGTTTTTGCTGCCCGTTAAAAAAGTTGAAAAAAACGATGGTTGCTGCTTGAGTCAAGATCGAAAAATAAACGCCACGAATGCGATTGCGAAAGACCAAATAGCCTAACAAGGCAGCCAAGATCCCAGGAATCAGTACGACAGCAGCCGAAGCAAAGGGAAAAGCTTGAAATGGATGCCAAAACCAAGGTAGTTCGGTCACGCCGTAAAGTCCCATAAAATCGGGAAGTTCGCCTTGGGGGACTTGGAGTTTCAAATGCATTCCAATCGCGTATCCACCCAAACCAAAAAAGATACCGTGACCTAAACTGAGCAACCCCGTGTATCCCCAGATCAAATCTATGCCCAAAGCGACAATTGCCAGAGATAAAAATCGTCCTAACAAATTGAGGCGAAATGGGGAAATTAAAGCTGGAATGATAAAAATTAATAAGATAGCGATCGCGCCGATTATACCTGCTTCAATTAAGAGCGATCGCTTCTTACCTCGCACTAAACCTCGTCTTCCGATCGCTAATTGGTTATTTGTCATTTGTCATTTGTCATTTGTCATTTGTCATTTGTCATTTGTCATTTGTCATTTGTCATTTGTCATTTGTCATTTGTCATTTGTTGACTGACAACTTTTCACTGATAACTGTTCACTGGTCACTGGTCACTGGTCACTGATTAAGCATCCACAGTCCGTCCTTTCTGTGGGAAAATCCCCCCTGGACGCACTTGTAGAAAGGCAATAATTAAAGCAAATACCATAACTTTCGCCATACTCGTTGTGGCAAAGAAGGTAAAGAACTCAGATAAAGGCGGGATGGGTGCTGTGAGGATTGCTAAAGTTCCAGAACCAACTAGGTAATTTACCGTACCAATTGCTAATGCGGCTACAATTGTGCCGACCAATTTACCTACACCACCGACAACCACGACCATAAATGTATCGACAATGTAGTTCTGTCCTGTATTTGGTCCCACAGAACCGAGATAGCTAATCGCACATCCAGCTACCCCAGCTAGTCCCGAACCAATGGCAAATGTAAGGGCATCAACTTTTTGAGTAGGAATGCCCAAGCAAGAACTCATGCTACGATTTTGCGTTACAGCACGAATTCGCAACCCCCAAGCAGTGCGTTGCAAGAATTGATAAACTCCAATGACGCAAATAATTGTTAGCGCAATGATAAATAATCTGGCATAGGGCAATTGAAACCCACCTACAGGTAAACCGCCACGCAGCCATCTCGGTGCGGAAACATCCACGTTCTGCGCCCCAAACCAAGGTTGATTCACTGCGAGTTTGTAAGTTTGACTCAAAATATTGCCAACTGCGATCGCAATACCTAAAGATAAAGGCAGCATCACTAGTACAAACCAATTACGAATGCGATCGAAGTCCGAACGACGCTGGACGATCCACAAACTGCCGAAAAATAATAGACAAAATAAAACTATTCCAATTGCCAGCACCCAATTCACGCTGCGCACGAACTGTTGCAAGATTAAACTTACGCCCCAAGTTGCTAGTAGGGTTTCTAACGGTCTGCCATAAAGATAGCGAATGACTCCTCTTTCTAAAATGACTCCCACCCCAGCAGCGACTAAAAAAGCCAATATGAGAGCGAAAAAAATATAAAAATCAAACCAAGGTTCGCCCAATTTTTTAAAGCCTGCTTGGACTACAAAAGTCGTGTATGCTCCTAGCATCATCAACTCGCCATGTGCCAAGTTGATTACACCCATAAGTCCAAATACAATCGCTAGCCCTAGTGCTGAAATCAATAGCACGGAACCGATACTAATACCGTTAAATAAACCGTCAAATAATCCGATTAACACGCTTCCCCCCAATTCAGATGTCAGTTATCAGTTATCGTAGGGGCGGGTTTAGCAGATAGATTGACAATTCAAATAGTAGATCGAGAGTCAAAACCCGCCCGTATAGCAGTTGGTTATCAGTTATCAGTGTAGAGACGTTACATGTAACGTCTCTACAAAGTTACTATTAAACAATGGAATGGCGATCGCGATTGTTTATGAGAAACAAAATTTTCCCGAGCGTCAATAATTTAGCTGTATTTGACAACTGTTAACTAATAACTGTTAACTGTCAACTGTCAACTGATTAAGCTGACTTGTATTTTCCGCCTTTGTTGGGATCTGACCAATCGCAGCTATATCCCTTAGTTTCTTTAACAAATTGATTCCAGGGAAGCGGTGCAACTGCCTTATCAGTAGAGTAAACGATTTCAAACAAACCATCGTCTCTCACTTCACCAATTCGGACAACTTTAGAGATATGATGATTCTTATTTAGAGTGATTTTACCTTCTGGTGCATCGAGGGTTTGTCCGTAGGCAGCAGCTCTGACTTTAGCTAAATCGTCAGCCGTACCAGCTTTTTCTACTGCTTGTTTCCACAGGTAAACCGCGATATATGCAGCTTCCATTGGGTCATTGGTCACTCTATCTTCGCCATATTTCTTCTTAAAGGCTTCGACAAATTTCTGATTAGCAGCAGACTCAACTGTTTGGAAATAATTCCAAGCGGCGTAGTGACCTTTCAAATAATCTGGACCTATTGCTCTGACTTCCTCTTCCGCAATACTCACAGACATGGAAGGATACTTATCTGGACCCATGCCAGCGCCTTGCAATTGTTTGAAGAAAGCTACGTTGCTGTCTCCATTCAACGTGTTGTAGATGATACCACCATTAGGTAAAGCTTGCCGAATTTTGGTAATAATTGGGGTAACTTCTGTGTTGCCAAGTGGTAGATAGTCTTCACCAACAACCTTACCACCTTTTGCTACTAATTGCGCTTTAATAACGGTGTTTGCAGTCCGAGGAAAAACGTAATCGGAACCGACTAAAAAGAATTCTTTCCCTTTATTTTGCAGCAGCCAATCTACTGATGGTTCGATTTGTTGGTTGGGGGCTGCACCAGTGTAGAAAATATTTTTAGAACACTCTTGTCCTTCGTACTGCACTGGATACCAGAGCATGTGATCTTTAGATTCAAATACTTCTAACACGTTCTTGCGGCTAGCAGAAGTCCAACAGCCAAATACTGCAACAACGTTATCTTCGTCGATTAACTTGTTGGCTTTTTCTCTGAAAGTATCCCAGTTGGAAGCACCGTCTTCAGTAATTGGAATAATTTTCTTTCCTAACACGCCACCAGCAGCATTGATCTCGTCAATTGCCAGCATTTCTGCGTCTACGACACTCTTTTCACTAATTGCCATCGTACCGCTAAGAGAGTGCAGAACACCCACCTTAATGCCATCTCCACTAGCAGCAGCCGTGCTGACATTGGCAGCTGATGGCGATGCAGTTCCATTGGGACTTGATTCAGTCGTAGGCGAATTTGCACAAGCTTTTAATAAAATACTGGTTCCCAAAGTGGCAGAACCGTACAGTAAAAACTTCCGCCGATTAAATTGTGTTGTCATAAGTGGAGAAATTATTTCGTGCAGATATATGCTTTACAGCAGCTATATCAAAGTATGGACATTGATAGATACTATGGCTCTACTTGCAGGTAAATTGTATTTTATTATACTAATTTCATATTTTCGAGACGGTAGGGTGTAAAGTAAGGTAAAAATTTTCAGTCTGAAGGTAGAACCTGCTGTTGGCGGCGCTGTGTAACTCCAGCGATCGCTGCCAACAAAATCCAGAATAGAGTGTTGAGACGAGCATCAAATATAGTGACATCTGTGGTGTTAAAAAGCAGACAAGCACAAACAGCCACTAGATAAGTGAAAACAATGAGGCGATCGCTGTTGTACGGGAGTCGGGAGTGGGAGAGTGGGAGTCGGGAGTTGGGAGGTTCCTTACTCTGAGCATACAAGCTCGGTCTCTTTACTAAGAATTGAATCGATTGAAACAAAATCCAGCCGATCCAAGCACAAAAAACGATGGTTGCTGGAAGACCAATTTCCGCTGTCAGCATCAGAAATAGATTGTGTGGATGACCCATCCAAGTTTGCGTTTGTGCCATGTAGAGAGGCTGAAAATTCCGCAATCCCCAACCCGTCCAAGGACGCTGTTGGGTCAAATTCCAGGCAAACCGCCACTGTGTCGTTCTCAGCGTCGCCTCTGGACGAACGTAGAGTTGGTCTGTTAACCTCTGCCAAAAGTAAGCGGGAACGATAAGCCGCAGCCATTGTTGCAGGGGTGGAGGTGAAAAAGCTGCGCCAAAAATAGCCGTCGCGATCGCACTTACTCCCACCAGCAACCAATGCCAACCCTGATACACCGCAAAAGCAATCGCCGCGATCGCCGCGATCGCCCAAGCATTGCGAGAATTCGTCAAAATCAAAGCTGCCAAATTGCCCAGTACAATTGCACCTAGTAAGATTTGAGTGATAAGGGGTGAGGAGCGAGGAGTGAGAGGTGAGGGATAAAATAGTTTTGAATTTTGACTTTTAACTTTTGACTTTTCCAAAAAGCTTTCAATCCACAATCCCAACGAGAGAATAAAAGCGATCGCTAAGTAAGCACCAAGGACGTTGGTATACATGAAAATAGAAGTCATCCGACCAGGCGGATTACCTTGAGGTGCGATCGCGCAACCCAGTGCCACTAAAATATCGTGCCACGCTTTCGGAGTTGCCCAGCCCCAATATAGTTGACCGAAGCCCGCGATCGCGATCGGTACGGATGTGAATACTAATATTTGTGCTAATCGCCTGAGCTGAGCTGGTGTTTGTAACAAGACGCTAAAAGTTACAAATAAGCTAAAAAATGGCACGAAATTAAATAAACCCAACCAAGCATCCTGGCGATAATAAGCGAACAGACTCATGACCACCAACCATCCACTTAAAAGTATCAGTACCCAATTGAGTCGCCTGTGGAAAATCGTGCGGTACTGTCGTCGCCAAATAACAAATTGCGCCCAGAGCAAAGCGATCGCCCCTACCAAAGGTAGTAACGGAAACAGTAACAGCCCTAATTGGATGCAGTTCCAAGCATTGTGTAAGCGTTGGTCTTTAAGAGTCATTGTCAAGAGTTAATAGTTGATAGTTAATAGTAGTCAACCATTGACCATTAACCGATAACTGTTGACAATTTATGCCATTTCCCAACATTCAGCACGAGTGAGGCGAATTTGCGCTAGAGCAAAGATTGCTGGAATAACGCGACCGTAATTGGTTGAGATTGCCCTCCAACCCAAATCGGCGAGAAACCACGACCACATAATCGGTCCTAGAAAGGTAAATGCTCCCCTGACTGCTCCATACCTAGCTGCACTTACAGCCATACCTTGCTGGGCTGTTTTCAGCGTGACGTAATTTTGAAACTGAGCTGCTGCAACTGCACCACCTTGGACAATAGCTTCTTTTGCCATTTGATAGCTGGCAAAATGCAAAGCAAATTGCTGGGCGATCTGTTTGAGCAGTATTGGTTGGATAATCGAGCTAACGGCGATCGCACTACCACCTTTGACCAGCAAAGACATCGGATCTTTTTGTATGGTTAGCGGTAGCGGTTGTGATGGGGAAGATGCTGCTAGCGATCGCTGTACCCGAGCTGTCAGTTGTTGCTTTTCTGAGGCAGGTAGACGCTTCCACGTCCGTCCTAAGAGATTTAAAAAGACTTCTACCTCTAAATCGGTGGTACTCAGCGCCGTGGAGTAAGAAATTTTGAGATAGCGACAAACTTGAATTAGAGCTTGTCTGTAGGTAAATTTGTTCGTGTCTCCACGCAACACAGTCATTCCATCGGCAGCTAAATAGCGGAATCGTTCTTCTAGCGTATCTAACCACGCTTCCCTATCTAAGCTTTGGACATCAATCGGTTCGGGAGTGTGAACGTAATCTAGGGGATTAAACTTACGGCGAAATAACAGTTGGGTTAAATGCTGTAATTCTTCTTCCGTAGCTAGTTCCAATGCCGCTCTCAGTTCATCCAAAATCCCTTCCTCCCGCAAGTCCAGCAACAGTCACTCACGATCGCTATTTTACTTCTAAAGTGAAGGGGAAGGGAGAAGTCAAAAGTCAAAAGTCAAAAGTCAAAATTCTTTCTGAATTCTCCCCACCACACCCTACATCCTACACCCTAGTCCCTACTCCCTACTCTCTACTCCCTACTCTTATGTACGACATTGCGATAATTGGCGCTGGAATGGCTGGTTTGGCTTGCGCTCAGCAGTTGCACCAAGCTGGATACAACGTGCTAATTTTAGAAAAATCGCGGGGGTTGGGAGGCAGAATTGCCACGCGCCGCTTGCACGATACTCTTGCCGATCACGGGACTTGTTACTTAAAACCAAAAGGCGAGTTAATGCAGCAATTTGTCCAATTGTTATGCGATCGCCATATTCTTCAAGTCTGGACAGATAATTCCGAATTTTGTAGGGACGCACAGCAGTATGCCCCTACGAAGTCTGAATTCCGTTATGTTGCTCCTGCGGGAATGAATGCGATCGCGAAGTTTTTAGGACAAGGTTTACAAATTTGGCGTTCTCAAAGGGTAGAGGCGATCGCTTTTCATAATTCTTATTGGCAGCTATCTCTAGAATCTGCTCGTCCTGAAGCTACAGCTAACCGATGGTCAGAAGTCATAGCTAAAGCTGTTGTTTTTGCGATTCCCGCACCGCAAGCTTTAGCAATATTGGAGCCATTAACCGAGCTTTCTACTGTTGCTACGTTGTGCGATCGACTGCGTTCTGTAGAATTTAATCCGTGTTTGAGTGTCATGGCTGGATATTCATCTCAATTGGAACCACAACCAGATTGGCAAGCAGTGAGTTTTGTTGACAATCCCGTCCTCGCCTGGGTTGGTTGGGATAGTAGCAAACGAGTCGAAAAAACTGGTAATTACGAAGTTTTTGTCGTGCAAAGTAGTGCGGATTTTGCTCGGCGTTATTTAGAAACTTCCGATTTACAAGCTGCTGGTTACGAGTTATTAGCAAAAGCCTCTGAATGTTTGCTTCTTTGGTTAGCAAAACCGGAATGGATACAAGTTCATCGCTGGCGCTACGCTTTCCCCAGTCGTCCTTTAGTGCAATCTTATTTATCTACTGAAACTGAATTACCTTTAGTTTGTTGCGGTGATTGGTGTGGCGGAAATTTTGTCGAGGGGGCAATGCATTCCGGTATAGCAGCAGCGACAGAGATTAATCGTCAAATGGAGGGGCGATCGCTCCCTGGATCTAACTTTTTACAGGCGATCGCTCTAGGATAATATCTAGGTCGAATCGATATTATTTAATGTCATTTACGAGCGGGGATCGCGAATCTTGAGTTAAAACTAAGCTTAAACCAAAGAAGATTGTACAAATCTCAAACCTTAATTTCTGTCAATTATTTCTATAACTTTCCTCTTTTTCACTCACTTGTATATTAAGTTGAGTAAATATTTTACTGAGTTTTGTATAGATTCGTGCTAGAAAATCTGGGCATTGAAATAATTGTAAGTGAGAGGTAAATCGATTTGCTGCAAGAGGTTTTTCAGACTTAGTAACGAGTTTAGGAACAGAGTTTATATAATTCTACTCGCAATTCTAAATCTACTTACACATTGAGCGATCGCTTTGCATCTATCAAAAGAAATAGATTTTATGAAAATACACTTTCGCTTGGGAAATGGGGGGATGAAATATGCCGAAAACATTAGTTAATTTAACCCATCAAGCACTAATAACAGAAATTGAGGCGGTTTTAGATAATTATCCTTACTATCCTCACTGTCAAGCTTTTGCTAATCCCGATTTGCGGCAAGAGTTAATTGCTTACGTCCTCAGTCGGATTCCTTGTGCTTTTAGTGCCGTAGACGATCGCGATTTAACTTTTCTAACCTATAGGCTTCCTGGCGATCGCGCGGAGTATCGCATCCAGATTGAAAATTTAATTCATCAAGGGATTTGCTGTGTCTTACAGGATAAAGCAGATTGGGTCAGCTGTCACATTCCCGAACCATATCAATGTGGTGTAGAACCTTCGCATTGGTTCGGTTAAAGATCGTAGTCAACTATGGTTCGCTACCTTGAAATCCCTTGACAATTCGCGATAACTCTGCTTTTTCATCTGTACTAACGCGACTGGGAGAGCCGCTGATGATTCCCTCGTAGTTACTAAAGGAATCGGTAATTTCAGGACCGTCAGCACTAATTGTATACTCGCGAATCCCATTATCGTGCCAGGAACCGCGCATCTTAAACACGTTAATTGCCCGCGACATTTGCCCGCGAATTTCTACGTATTGCAGTAATAAAATCGTGTCTGTAATTGTAGAAATATGGGATTCTGTGATTGAATGCGCTCCCATGAACTGATCGGTAGTATTGGTGAAAAAACCCGTGATCTCTTCTTGTTTAGCAAAACCAGTTACGCCAATGACGAATTGTCGAAAGGCATTGTTGCTAACTCCTCTTGCTAACGCTGAAAGCGAGTCGATCGCCACTCTAGCTGGTTTAAATTCAGCAATTTCTGATTTAATAATCTGTAAATGGTCTTCCAATCCTGCCGATTCAGGATAAGCACAGATAATCTTTAACAGTCCTTTTTTCTCTAAGTCTTCAAAGTCAATTCCCCAAGAATAAGCATTGCGTGACAATTGAGCGCGAGATTCTTCGTAGGCAAATAAAATTGCTCGTTCGCCGCTGCGACAGCCATTTTCGAGAAACTTACTGACGAGTAACGTCTTACCTGTACCAGTAGCCCCCGTTGCTAAAATAATCGAATCTTTAAAGAAACCACCGCCGCACATTTCATCCAAAGTCTTCACGCCGGAGGAGACACGCACGTTAGAAGAACGCTGCGTTAAACGCATTGCACCCAAGGGAAAGATATTAATTCCGTCGTTGGTGATCGTGAACGGATATTCTCCTTTCATATGCGTCGTGCCACGCAGCTTTAAAATCTCCATCGTGCGGCGGCGACGTTCCCCTTCCAAAACGTTACGCACGATCGCCACGTTGTCAGCGACAAACTCTTCTACACCAAAAGAGGCGATCGCGCCATATTCTTCGGTGCGTTCGGTTGTAATTATCGTGGTTACGCCAATCTGCTTGAGTCTGGCAACCAAGCGAAAAATTTCCCGCCGAACGACAGAAGCCGCTTCATATTGTTGAAAAACTGCCGTGATCGAGTCGATCGCTACCCTTTTTGCCTTATATTTATTGATAGCGTATTGCAATCGCTCGATCAACGCCGATAAATCGAAGTTCCCAATGACCTCTTGTCCCTCTGGATCGGGCGAAGCGTCTAAAATAAACAGCTTGCCTTCCTCAATGAGTTTTGGTAAGTTCCAGCCAAAACTGTAGGCGTTTTTAATAATATCGCTGGGAGACTCTTCAAAAGTAACGAATACACCTGGCTCGTCAAAAAAAAGTATTCCATTGTACAAGAATTGTACGGAAAATAAAGTTTTACCAGTCCCCGAAGTCCCGCTAAATAGAGTGGTTCTCCCTAGTGGTAAACCACCATGACTGATATCGTCAAACCCCTCAATCATGGTGCGAATCTTTTGCACGCCTGTCCCATTTGGGCTAATCTTATTTTGCTTACCGCTGGAAGTGATTTCGCTCATCGCTTTAGAATGAAAGGGTTATTAAACCAAATTAAGACTAAATTAAAATTAGTTTATTTTTTATAACAATCCAAGTTTACTGAAAGATTATCTCATATTGAAGTTGGAAAATCACTACTCAAGTGCCTCTGCCTCAACGAGTTCTTCATAGAGTAAATCCAAGCCAATTAAAACTTTTTCTCGATCGGAAAGATCTCCGATGATTTTCCGTACAGGCGGAGGCAAGATTTTCGAGAGCGTTGGCGTAGCTAAAATTTTATCTTCCTCTGCCAGTTGAGGGCTTTTCAGCACATCAATTACTTTCAGGGCATAGACTCCTTGAAATTCTTGTTCTAGGATGTTTCTGAGCGTTCTTAATGCCCGAATAGAGTTAGTAGTATTCCCAGCTACATACAGCTTTAGAACATAAGTTTTTTTAGGCGCGTTCATAGATAAAGACGCAGAGGTTGTTTGGAGTGAAATCTGACCACTTATTATGCTATCAAAGTTTAATTGATACATCGATTGCTCAAGACATGGAGGTGCGATAAATTTCACATAAATGAGCCAGAATATCAATTAGAGTCAAGCGATAGTCTAGCAACACTTCGTCATTTCGCCCCTCTAGCTTTAACTGCTTGGAAAATTCGTCAATTAATTCCATATGAATTTCAATAATCTGAGGCACGGGAACTTTAGCATCAAAAGCTACATTAATAAATCGATCGATCTGTTGTTTTACTGTATTATCGTTATTAAAATAACGCAACAAGATTTGACAATAATCAGCTTTTAGTTGTTGTAGAAACTCCCGATCGCGATTCAGTGTCATCTGCTGTGATAAGCTTTGGCGTTTTCCGAGGTGATGTTCATCCATGCAGTTAACTGGCAATTACTTTGAGGGAAATAGCTAATAGCAAGGCAGTCATGTTACATAGCATTATATGGTTGCTTAATACTATTTTTAGATTTGCAATTCGACTAAAAAAAAGCAGGTAGTTCGATTTAACTGCTTTGCAATCTACGAAGGGATCGAGCGATCGCCATCAAAAAGACATTGAGGTTGAAGCTGCGCGCTCGGTCAGTGCATTACTAGTCATAATGAGTTCATCAAACAATCGAAACGACAAAACATAAAATTATTTGTTTGTTTATGGGCGACAGCAGACAGAATAGAGTAAAAAAGATTCTAGATTGCTCCAGTGGATATAGTTCGATTGCTCGCTACTAAGTCAGCATTCATATCTCCAGAGTTCAAGAAAGGTGTCAGTTCCGTTACTTTTATGAAGTTAATTAAACTAAATTAAAACATTATAGCGTTTTCTCGTGCGCCTTTCCTTCCACAACTTCAGTTTGAGAGACTATAACTGGTAGATGCGTAGCTCTGTTGCTAAAGGAGCTATAACTGTAATCGAAAGTCTCTATTGCTTGGCAGTTTTAGATTCAATTATCTATCCAGCAAAACACTAGAGCCAAAGATGGCAGCGCCAAGCGTTCAATTCGTGGATCGAGTACCGCATTTTTGCTTTCTCCCCACTCACTACTCTGTTAGCTCATGTCAAAG from Chroococcidiopsis sp. SAG 2025 harbors:
- the urtB gene encoding urea ABC transporter permease subunit UrtB; this translates as MLIGLFDGLFNGISIGSVLLISALGLAIVFGLMGVINLAHGELMMLGAYTTFVVQAGFKKLGEPWFDFYIFFALILAFLVAAGVGVILERGVIRYLYGRPLETLLATWGVSLILQQFVRSVNWVLAIGIVLFCLLFFGSLWIVQRRSDFDRIRNWFVLVMLPLSLGIAIAVGNILSQTYKLAVNQPWFGAQNVDVSAPRWLRGGLPVGGFQLPYARLFIIALTIICVIGVYQFLQRTAWGLRIRAVTQNRSMSSCLGIPTQKVDALTFAIGSGLAGVAGCAISYLGSVGPNTGQNYIVDTFMVVVVGGVGKLVGTIVAALAIGTVNYLVGSGTLAILTAPIPPLSEFFTFFATTSMAKVMVFALIIAFLQVRPGGIFPQKGRTVDA
- the urtA gene encoding urea ABC transporter substrate-binding protein: MTTQFNRRKFLLYGSATLGTSILLKACANSPTTESSPNGTASPSAANVSTAAASGDGIKVGVLHSLSGTMAISEKSVVDAEMLAIDEINAAGGVLGKKIIPITEDGASNWDTFREKANKLIDEDNVVAVFGCWTSASRKNVLEVFESKDHMLWYPVQYEGQECSKNIFYTGAAPNQQIEPSVDWLLQNKGKEFFLVGSDYVFPRTANTVIKAQLVAKGGKVVGEDYLPLGNTEVTPIITKIRQALPNGGIIYNTLNGDSNVAFFKQLQGAGMGPDKYPSMSVSIAEEEVRAIGPDYLKGHYAAWNYFQTVESAANQKFVEAFKKKYGEDRVTNDPMEAAYIAVYLWKQAVEKAGTADDLAKVRAAAYGQTLDAPEGKITLNKNHHISKVVRIGEVRDDGLFEIVYSTDKAVAPLPWNQFVKETKGYSCDWSDPNKGGKYKSA
- the urtE gene encoding urea ABC transporter ATP-binding subunit UrtE, whose amino-acid sequence is MNPTTGAIASSFDASAAQKPVLQVAGLNVYYGESHILRNVDISVPEGQMVCLIGRNGVGKTTLLKTIMGLIKPRSGAVTFAGQPITLKSPDKRAKLGIGYVPQGREIIPRLTVEENLLLGFEALPQGRKGDRKIPDRIFSLFPVLKTMRSRMGGDLSGGQQQQLAIARALMGNPRLLVLDEPTEGIQPSIILEIEATIRDIIATTGISVLLVEQHLHFVRQANRYYAMQKGGIVASGTTSELSQDVIQRFLAV
- the urtD gene encoding urea ABC transporter ATP-binding protein UrtD; this encodes MGEKILEIEDVTVSFDGFKALKNLNFSLDKGELRVIIGPNGAGKTTFLDVITGKTKPTQGRVLFKGKNLRSLKEHQIARLGIGRKFQTPRVYLNLTPRENLELTCNQQKKLWSTLFGKPKSAERQTVSGLLETIGLTANADIPASKLSHGEKQRLEIGMLVAQSPDLLLVDEPVAGLTDEETENVGNLLLALAQSHSIMVIEHDMEFVRQIARKVTVLHQGSVLCEGNIDEVQNDSRVIEVYLGQEVEHKQGAGSRE
- the urtC gene encoding urea ABC transporter permease subunit UrtC → MTNNQLAIGRRGLVRGKKRSLLIEAGIIGAIAILLIFIIPALISPFRLNLLGRFLSLAIVALGIDLIWGYTGLLSLGHGIFFGLGGYAIGMHLKLQVPQGELPDFMGLYGVTELPWFWHPFQAFPFASAAVVLIPGILAALLGYLVFRNRIRGVYFSILTQAATIVFFNFFNGQQKLFNGTNGLVNFKTLLGAAVGARPTRFSFYVLTVLLLIATYALCRWLTSGRFGRLLVAIRDDESRVRFSGYDPTEFKVLVFAISGAIAGIAGAMYTLQSGSVSPRAMDVAFSIEMVIWVAIGGRGSLVGAVVGALLVNYARSFFSEQFAEIWLFFQGALFLIVVTVLPDGIVGWLRSSDLLRLGHRRQLSTYPEIEVNPEVQSERQEIETRSEE